The following are from one region of the Myotis daubentonii chromosome 2, mMyoDau2.1, whole genome shotgun sequence genome:
- the LOC132228469 gene encoding LOW QUALITY PROTEIN: small ribosomal subunit protein uS2-like (The sequence of the model RefSeq protein was modified relative to this genomic sequence to represent the inferred CDS: deleted 1 base in 1 codon), with product MSGALDVLQMKEEDVLKFLAAGTHLGGTNLDFQMEQYIYKRKSDGIYIINLKRTWEKLLLAARAIVAIENPADVSVISSRNTGQRAVLKFAAATGATPIAGRFTPGTFTNQIQAAFREPRLLVVTDPRADHQPLTEASYVNLPTIALCNTDSPLRYVDIAIPCNNKGAHSVGLMWWMLAREVLRMRGTISREHPWEVMPDLYFYRDPEEIEKEEQAAAEKAVTKEEFQGEWTAPAPEFTAAQPEVTDWSEGVQVPSVPIQQFPTEDWSAQPATEDWSAAPTAQATEWVGTTTEWS from the exons ATGTCCGGAGCCCTTGATGTCCTGCAAATGAAGGAGGAGGATGTCCTCAAGTTCCTTGCAGCAGGAACCCACTTAGGTGGCACCAACCTTGACTTCCAAATGGAACAGTACATCTACAAAAGGAAAAGTGATGGCATCTACATCATCAATCTGAAGAGAACCTGGGAGAAGCTTCTGCTGGCAGCTCGGGCCATTGTTGCCATCGAAAACCCAGCTGACGTCAGTGTCATATCGTCCAGGAACACtggccagcgagctgtgctgaagtttgctgctgccactggagcCACTCCCATTGCCGGCCGCTTCACTCCTGGAACCTTCACCAACCAGATCCAGGCAGCCTTCCGGGAGCCAAgacttctggtggttactgatcCCAGGGCTGACCACCAGCCTCTCACAGAGGCGTCTTACGTTAACCTGCCCACCATCGCTCTGTGTAACACCGACTCTCCGCTGCGCTATGTGGACATCGCCATCCCTTGCAACAACAAGGGGGCTCACTCAGTGGGT TTGATGTGGTGGATGCTGGCCCGGGAAGTACTCCGCATGCGTGGCACTATCTCCCGTGAACACCCATGGGAAGTCATGCCTGATCTTTACTTCTACAGAGATCCTGAAGagattgaaaaggaagaacagGCTGCTGCTGAAAAGGCTGTGACCAAGGAGGAATTTCAGGGCGAATGGACTGCTCCTGCTCCCGAGTTCACTGCTGCTCAGCCTGAGGTTACAGACTGGTCTGAAGGCGTGCAGGTGCCCTCTGTACCCATTCAGCAGTTTCCTACTGAAGACTGGAGTGCTCAGCCTGCCACTGAAGACTGGTCTGCAGCTCCCACTGCTCAGGCAACTGAATGGGTAGGAACAACCACTGAGTGGTCCTAA